From the Musa acuminata AAA Group cultivar baxijiao chromosome BXJ3-7, Cavendish_Baxijiao_AAA, whole genome shotgun sequence genome, one window contains:
- the LOC135642792 gene encoding MYB-like transcription factor ODO1 — protein MQDVWWMGEGSSGAFDEGMGRRPCCDKLGVKKGPWSAEEDNKLINFILANGHCCWRAVPKLAGLLRCGKSCRLRWTNYLRPDLKRGLLSEAEERLVIDFHARLGNRWSKIAAMLPGRTDNEIKNLWNTHIKKKLLKMGIDPVTHRPLHRQASPEASPSTVTTDKSDDQLQSQGNEGQIPSSDNRSPAEASSIDGGTDPLMSCLWEDSAPVLLDELWQLSSDDDGNNYGSVIAGRMPWEEEGSSEWLLDIQDLENLDGERSISAQGYPRR, from the exons ATGCAAGATGTGTGGTGGATGGGGGAGGGTAGTTCCGGAGCTTTTGACGAGGGAATGGGGCGACGGCCGTGCTGCGACAAGCTCGGAGTGAAGAAGGGCCCGTGGTCGGCGGAGGAGGACAACAAGCTCATCAACTTTATCCTCGCCAACGGCCATTGCTGCTGGCGCGCGGTCCCCAAGCTCGCGGGGCTGCTGCGGTGCGGCAAGAGCTGCCGGCTCCGGTGGACGAACTACCTGCGGCCGGACCTTAAGAGGGGGCTGCTCAGCGAGGCGGAGGAGCGGCTGGTCATCGACTTCCATGCCCGCTTGGGGAACAG GTGGTCTAAGATCGCTGCAATGTTACCGGGAAGAacagacaacgagatcaagaacctgTGGAACACTCACATCAAGAAGAAGCTTCTCAAGATGGGCATCGATCCCGTCACTCATCGTCCGCTCCATCGGCAGGCGAGCCCCGAGGCCTCGCCGTCCACCGTGACCACGGACAAGTCCGACGACCAGTTACAGTCACAAGGAAACGAAGGCCAAATACCGTCCTCGGACAACAGGAGCCCAGCGGAAGCAAGCTCCATCGATGGCGGCACGGACCCTTTGATGAGCTGCCTGTGGGAAGACAGCGCGCCGGTGCTTTTGGATGAACTGTGGCAGCTCTCGAGTGACGACGATGGCAACAACTACGGCAGCGTCATTGCCGGACGAATGCCGTGGGAGGAAGAAGGAAGCTCCGAGTGGCTGCTGGACATCCAGGACTTGGAGAATTTGGATGGAGAGAGATCCATTAGCGCACAAGGCTACCCGAGAAGGTAG
- the LOC135642659 gene encoding uncharacterized protein LOC135642659 encodes MVDSYTIKISSDLINQLAGGNDKAKKKTKKPKPKISKEPHQPQNNVKPVPSTQKSSPSGGWPLQPPLFMPVPPPDPVTISELEAIRSVLRESQRTVEKLEKHQDKMNQDLTQRAKELRDKEFKLPHQNSSISCTAERDACLNCYKEHASNPLKCAQVVKSFADCARRARLQVSSK; translated from the coding sequence ATGGTGGATTCATATACAATAAAGATAAGCTCAGACTTGATCAATCAACTAGCTGGTGGTAATGACAAAGCGAAGAAGAAAACCAAGAAACCCAAGCCAAAGATTTCAAAGGAACCGCATCAGCCTCAGAACAATGTCAAGCCAGTTCCCAGCACACAGAAAAGCAGCCCGAGCGGGGGATGGCCCCTCCAGCCTCCCCTGTTCATGCCGGTGCCCCCTCCGGACCCAGTTACAATCTCAGAGTTGGAAGCTATCCGTTCTGTCCTTCGGGAGAGCCAAAGAACAGTGGAGAAACTGGAAAAGCATCAAGACAAGATGAATCAGGACCTCACTCAGAGAGCAAAGGAGCTCCGGGACAAGGAGTTCAAGTTGCCCCACCAAAATTCCTCCATTTCCTGTACTGCCGAGAGAGATGCTTGCCTGAACTGTTACAAGGAACATGCCTCGAATCCTCTGAAATGTGCACAAGTGGTGAAAAGCTTTGCGGACTGTGCCCGTCGGGCAAGGCTGCAGGTCAGTTCGAAATAG
- the LOC135582103 gene encoding uncharacterized protein LOC135582103 has translation MALAFSLRHHPRIASPLRPSLPRPRPRRLPFCVACVRPLASPAPGQGEAARGGSALVWFKNDLRVDDHPGLVAAVAKHETVVPLYVFDHRMLSDLSDEMRELLLFSVKELKELLKGQGSDLLLGFGSTEDVILELVNKVKPSHIYAEEEVEYNLRKLATTVESSLSAVPFSWGNPEFIFWRTPFYDFKNLKELSASYHEFTKLKLSISLPVPAPTIPVLSMELKTSALPSLVDVKNYLDGAPCQSDDSWISLKKASPMSILKRNRNQNIMKTDPAERGEYYDEKGKETSSTFNNVRSTKISNSMFVSQEGSLVKGGTNTVLNALAAYLRYLEGTARDDWQELHDKLRKAERRTGASFSALFGSALYFGTISRRRVYYEAIKYEKERNGGFLSPFGYSAPTVAAAIDAVCSMEWYSVLALKSQICNEGVYPVWIWRWKGHFIQYTAVGNEGPAALLVHGFGAFLEHFRGNISNIADGGHRVWAISLLGFGKSEKPNVIYTELLWAELLRDFIVDVVREPVHLVGNSLGGYFVATVAGLWPSLVKSLVLINTAGSIVPTVSSIPSVDVKLIQERKISGLAWLQAQLLLLFLRSTAGKFIEKCYPTNIERVDGWLLGEILRASFDPGAAIVLESIVTFDLSIPLNYLLGSFGGEVLIIQGMKDPLTKSKAFLSMVREHCNKVTVSELDAGHCPHDEVPQKVNSTLREWITRVESSLHILERA, from the exons ATGGCGCTGGCCTTCTCCCTGCGCCATCACCCCCGTATCGCTTCCCCTCTCCGCCCCTCACTTCCTCGTCCCAGGCCCCGCCGGCTTCCCTTCTGTGTTGCCTGCGTGAGGCCCTTGGCTTCTCCGGCTCCGGGGCAGGGTGAGGCGGCTCGCGGCGGGTCGGCCTTGGTGTGGTTCAAGAATGATCTCCGCGTTGATGATCACCCTGGCCTCGTGGCCGCCGTGGCTAAGCACGAGACGGTCGTCCCGCTTTACGTCTTCGATCACCGGATGTTGTCCG ATCTTTCTGATGAAATGAGAGAGCTACTTCTTTTCTCTGTGAAAGAACTCAAGGAGCTGCTTAAGGGTCAAGGATCTGATCTGCTTCTTGGCTTTGGAAGCACTGAAGATGTCATATTAGAACTTGTAAATAAG GTAAAGCCGAGTCACATATATGCAGAAGAGGAGGTAGAATATAATCTTCGTAAGCTGGCCACTACTGTCGAATCATCTTTATCTGCAGTACCATTCTCATGGGGAAACCCTGAATTTATCTTTTGGAGGACTCCCTTTTATGATTTTAAG AATTTAAAGGAATTATCTGCATCATACCATGAGTTTACAAAACTGAAGCTGTCTATATCTCTTCCAGTGCCAGCTCCGACCATACCTGTTTTGAGCATGGAGTTGAAAACTA GTGCATTACCGTCTCTTGTTGATGTAAAGAACTATCTGGATGGTGCACCTTGTCAGTCAGATGACAGCTGGATTTCTCTTAAGAAAGCTTCACCTATGTCCATATTAAAAAGGAATAGGaatcaaaatattatgaaaactgATCCTGCTGAAAGGGGCGAATATTAtgatgaaaagggaaaagaaacctCATCGACTTTCAACAATGTGCGAAGTACAAAAATTTCAAATTCCATGTTTGTGTCACAAGAGGGGAGTCTGGTGAAAGGTGGAACAAACACTGTGTTAAATGCTCTTGCTGCTTATTTGCGATATTTAGAAGGAACAGCAAGGGATGATTGGCAAGA GTTGCATGACAAGTTACGGAAAGCTGAAAGAAGGACGGGAGCCTCATTCAGTGCGTTGTTTGGTTCTGCCCTTTACTTTGGAACTATATCTCGAAGGAGAGTGTACTATGAAGCTATAAAGTATGAGAAAGAACGCAATGGAGGCTTTCTATCACCATTTGGATATTCAGCACCTACAGTTGCAGCAGCAATTGATGCTGTTTGTTCCATGGAG TGGTATTCGGTTCTGGCTTTGAAAAGCCAAATATGCAATGAAGGAGTGTACCCCGTTTGGATTTGGAGATGGAAAGGTCATTTTATTCAG TACACAGCCGTTGGCAACGAAGGACCTGCAGCTCTTCTTGTTCATGGTTTTGGAGCTTTCCTGGAGCATTTCCGTGGCAACATATCTAACATTGCTGATGGTGGACATCGGGTTTGGGCTATTTCGCTGTTGGGTTTCGGGAAGTCAGAGAAACCAAATGTCATATATACTGAACTTTTGTGGGCAGAGTTGTTGAGAGATTTTATTGTTGATGTTGTGAGAGAACCTGTTCATCTCGTTGGCAACTCGTTAGGTG GTTATTTTGTTGCTACAGTTGCAGGTCTATGGCCTTCTCTGGTGAAGTCTTTGGTTCTTATTAACACAGCTGGTTCGATTGTTCCCACGGTTTCGTCTATTCCTTCAGTTGATGTAAAGCTGATTCAG GAAAGGAAAATATCTGGGCTTGCTTGGCTGCAGGCACAGCTGCTGTTGCTGTTCCTGAGGTCAACAGCTGGCAAGTTCATTGAGAAGTGTTACCCAACT AACATAGAGCGGGTGGACGGTTGGCTTCTTGGTGAAATTCTCAGGGCT TCATTTGATCCCGGTGCAGCCATTGTTCTGGAAAGTATCGTGACCTTTGATTTGTCTATTCCTCTTAATTACCTACTTGGCTCCTTTGGAGGAGAGGTATTGATTATACAA GGGATGAAAGACCCACTGACCAAATCCAAAGCATTCTTGTCCATGGTCAGGGAGCACTGCAACAAGGTCACAGTAAGTGAATTGGATGCAG GTCACTGCCCCCATGATGAGGTGCCACAGAAAGTGAATTCAACATTAAGAGAATGGATAACCAGAGTTGAAAGCAGTCTACACATCTTGGAGAGAGCTTAA